One Alligator mississippiensis isolate rAllMis1 chromosome 1, rAllMis1, whole genome shotgun sequence genomic window carries:
- the OLIG3 gene encoding oligodendrocyte transcription factor 3: protein MNSDSSSVSSRASSPDMEEMYLRDHHHHHHHHHHQDSRLNSVSSTQNDLVQKMSGEGLSRNGSKAGGEGSKYKIKKQLSEQDLQQLRLKINGRERKRMHDLNLAMDGLREVMPYAHGPSVRKLSKIATLLLARNYILMLTSSLEEMKRLVGEIYGGHHSAFHCGTVGHSAGHPAHAASTVHQVHPILGSALSSANTSTSLSASLPGIGTIRPPHSLLKTPSTPPALQLGSGFQHWAGLPCPCTICQMPPPPHLSALTTTSMARISGESKDLLK from the coding sequence ATGAATTCTGACTCCAGCTCTGTTTCCAGCAGAGCTTCCTCACCAGATATGGAGGAGATGTACCTGAGggatcaccaccaccaccaccaccaccaccaccaccaggacaGCAGGCTCAACTCGGTCTCCTCCACCCAGAACGATCTGGTGCAGAAGATGTCCGGGGAGGGCCTCTCCAGAAATGGCTCCaaggcaggaggggagggcagcaagtaCAAAATCAAGAAGCAGCTCTCGGAGCAGGATCTGCAGCAGCTGAGGCTGAAGATCAACGGGCGGGAGCGCAAAAGGATGCACGACCTCAACCTGGCCATGGACGGACTGAGGGAGGTGATGCCCTACGCTCACGGCCCGTCGGTGAGAAAGCTCTCCAAAATCGCCACGCTCCTGCTGGCCAGAAACTACATCCTGATGCTCACCAGCTCGCTGGAGGAGATGAAGAGGCTGGTGGGGGAGATCTACGGCGGGCACCACTCCGCTTTCCACTGCGGGACGGTGGGGCACTCCGCCGGGCACCCGGCGCACGCAGCCAGCACCGTGCACCAGGTGCACCCCATCCTCGGCAGTGCCTTGTCCTCAGCCAACACCTCCACCTCCCTGTCCGCCTCCCTGCCCGGGATTGGCACCATCAGACCCCCTCACTCGTTACTCAAGACTCCCTCTACTCCTCCCGCCCTCCAGCTTGGCAGTGGCTTCCAGCACTGGGCAGGCTTGCCTTGCCCTTGCACTATCTGTCAaatgccacctccaccccacctgtCCGCCCTCACCACGACGAGCATGGCCAGGATCTCGGGAGAGTCCAAGGACTTACTGAAGTGA